DNA sequence from the Geobacter sp. AOG2 genome:
AGAGCCAGCCCCAAGCCCCCTCCCCCCAGTTTTCCCTGTTCGAGAGCACGGAAGACCAGTTGCGCCTGCGCCTGAAGAAGCTCAACATCGCCACCCTCACCCCCCTGGAGGCGCTCAATTTGTTGGATGAGTTGAAGCGGATGGTGTGATATGAAAAGCATCTGCGTCTATTGCGGTTCCAGCCCCGGTCGCCAGGAGGCCTACACCGACGCCGCCCGCGACCTGGCCAAAGTGCTGGTGGATCGAAACCTGCGGCTCGTCTACGGCGGGGCCAGCGTCGGTATCATGGGGCAGGTGGCGGATACGGTGCTGCATCTGGGCGGGGAGGCGGTGGGGGTCATCCCCGACGCGCTCATGCGCAAGGAGATCGCCCACCCGAACCTGACCGAACTGCACGTGACCCGCTCCATGCACGAACGCAAGACCCTGATGGCCGAGCTTTCCGACGGGTTCATCGCCCTGCCGGGAGGGATCGGCACCCTGGAGGAGATCTTCGAGATCTGGACCTGGGCCCAGCTTGGCTTTCACGGCAAACCGTGCGGTCTGCTCAACATCGCGGGCTACTACGACGCGCTGATAACGTTTCTGGATCACACCGTGGCGGAACAGTTCGTCAGAGAGCCGCACCGCTCCATGCTGCTCGTGGAGCGGAGCCCCGGGGCGCTGCTGGACCGGTTTGCCGATTATGAACCGCCAACGGTTCAAAAGTGGGTGGGGAAAACCGAAACATAAGAAGGAGGCGCCTCATCGATTCATGCCACCGGAGCAGACCGGCCCCAATAGGTTGATACATTCAAGTATTTCTGTTAAAAGAGCATGTTACTTTTTCAATCCGATTCAGTTGAGACACAAAGTGACCCCATGACCCGATTCCTGCACATAGTTGCAAGCCTTCTCCTCCTCTCCTTCCTCCTCCCCTACCCCGCCCTGGCGGCCAGGAAAAAAGCTGTCGGCCAGACCGCCGACCCCCGCCCCTTGTCCGTTCTGGGAGAGGTGAAACACTGGTCGAACCCGGACTACACCCGCATCTCACTGGAGTTTGACCGGGACGTCACCTGGGAGGCCCATGAATTGGGCAAGGGGAGCCCCGGCAAGCCGGGCCGGGTCTATATCGACATCAACCATGCCAAACTGGGGCCGGGGGTGAAGGACATCACCATCGGCGACGGCCTCCTGAAAGGGGTCCGGCTCGGCCAGTACAAACATGACGTGGTACGGGTGGTGCTGGATACGGAGAACATCAAGGACTACAAGGTCTTCCCCCTCTCGGAGCCTGCACGGGTGGTCATCGACGTGCGCGGAGAGCGCCGCGCCGAGATCTCCCGCCTTGAGGAAACCATCTCCGCCAGACAGGAACAGGCGGCGGAGCCGAAGCCGAAACCCGAGGCACCGGTCGCCGCGGAAAAGAAGGCAAGGCCCCAGAAAAAGCCGTTCATCTCCAAGATCCGCCGGATCGTCGTCGATCCGGGCCACGGCGGACATGATTCCGGGGCACTGGGCCCCGACGGCGTCAAAGAGAAGGACGTGGTCCTGGCCATCGGCCTGAAACTGCGGGACCTGCTGAGGGACGAACTGGGACTGGACGTGGTCATGACCCGCTCCACCGATGTCTTCATCCCCCTTGAGGAACGCACCGCCATCGCCAACAAGGTGAACGCCGACCTGTTCGTCTCGGTGCACGCCAATGCCGCCCTCAACCATGTGGCCTCCGGCATCGAAACCTACTACCTCAACCTGGCCAAAACCGAAAAGGCCGCTCAACTGGCCGCCAAGGAGAACGGCACCACCCTGGAGAAGGTCAGCGTCCTGCAGGCGATCCTCTTCGACCTCATGGCCAACTACAAGCTGAACGACTCCGCCCACTTGGCCGACGAGGTTCAAAGGTCGCTGCACGGCAGGATCAAAGGCATCCATCCCGACGTCAGGAACCTGGGGGTCAAGCAGGGTCCTTTCTATGTCCTGGTGGGCGCCACCATGCCCAGCATCCTGGTGGAGACCGCCTTTGTCAGCAACCCCCAGGAAGAGGCCCGCCTCTCGGACCCCGCCTATCAGGAACAGACCGCGGAAGGCATCATGGAAGGCATCCGCGGCTACATCACCAGCCTGAAATAAGATGCCCGGCACCCTCTACATCCTGGCCACCCCCATCGGCAATCTTGAGGACATGACCTACCGGGCGGTCCGCATCTTGGGGGAGGTGGACCTGATCGCGGCCGAGGACACCCGCCACTCCCTCAAGCTGCTCAACCATTTCGGCATCTCCAAACCGCTCACCTCCTATTTCGACCACAACCAGCAATTCAAAGGCGAACGGATCCTCCAGGCGTTACGCCAGGATAAGTCGGTGGCCCTGATCTCGGACGCCGGCACACCCTGCATCTCCGATCCCGGTTTCAACCTGGTGCGCGCCGCCGTGGCCGAGGGGATCGCAGTTGTCCCCATCCCCGGCTCTTGCGCCGCCATCGCCGCCCTCTCCGCCTCGGGCCTGCCCAGCGACGCCTTCACCTTTGCCGGTTTCCCGCCCGCCCGCCAGGGCAAGCGCCGCACCTTCCTGGGCGCCATGGCCGCCCTGCCCGGAACCCTGGTGTTCTACGAGGCCCCCCACCGGTTGGAGGATACCCTGCGGGATATGCTCGAGGTGCTGGGCGAGCGGCAGGTCGTAGTGGCACGCGAGTTGACCAAGGTCTATGAAGAGTTCATCCGCGGGACGGTGGGCGAGGTGCTGGCGGCAGTTGCCGGGGGCAAGGTGCGGGGCGAGGTGGTCATACTGGTGGCACCGGGCGAAGCGGTGCAGGAGGAGAGCGAACCCCTGCCGGAACTGCTCCACCGCTTGATGCACGACGAGGGGTTGACAGTCAAGGACGCCGCCCGGAAGGCCGCTGAAATAACCGGTGTTTCCAAAAACACGGCCTATACCGAAGCCCTGCGGGTACAAAACAGCCTGAATTAGCGTTAATTACTCTGGAATGACGCGTGGATATGTGTTATAGAAATCAAATTATACTTACCTTACGGAGCTACTAAATGAAGATCTGTATCTTTGGTGCCGGCTATGTCGGTCTTGTGGCGGCGGCCTGTTTCGCCGAGAGCGGCAACAGCGTCATCGCCGTTGATGTAGACAAATCAAAGATAGATGGCCTTAGAGAAGGCATCATACCGATCTACGAGCCGGGCCTGAAGGAGATGGTGCTGCGCAACCAGGCCGAGGGACGGCTTTCCTTTACCACCGAGATGGCCGAAGCTGTGCAGGCGTCTCTGGTCTGCTTCATCGCCGTGGGTACCCCGCCGGGCGAGGACGGTTCGGCCGACCTGAAATACGTCCTGGGGGTGGCCCGGGATATCGGCCGCGCCATGAACGGCTTCAAGATCATCGTGGACAAGTCCACCGTGCCGGTCGGCACGGCCGACAAGGTACGTGAGGCGGTCCGGGACGAACTCGCCTCCCGCGGCGCGGCCTTCGAGTTCGACGTGGTCTCCAACCCCGAATTCCTCAAGGAGGGGGCGGCCATCGACGACTTCATGAAACCCGACCGGGTGGTGATCGGCACGGACAACGTGCGCACCGCCGAGATCATGAAGGAGCTGTACGACCCCTTCATGCGCAAGCAGAACCGCCTGATCGTCATGGACATCCGCAGCGCCGAGATGACCAAGTACGCGGCCAACGCCATGCTGGCTACCCGCATCTCCTTCATGAACCAGATCGCCAACCTGTGCGACTGCATGGGGGCCGACGTGGCCGCCGTGCGGGAGGGGATCGGTTCCGACACGCGCATCGGCTACGACTTCCTCTTCCCCGGCCCCGGCTACGGCGGCTCCTGTTTTCCCAAGGACGTGAAGGCCCTGATCAAGACCGCCGAGGAGTGCGACTACGATTTCCTGCTGCTCAGGGCGGTGGAGGATGTGAACGAGCGCCAGAAGGAGGTCCTGGCCGACAAGCTCATCAAGGCTCTGGGCTCACCGGACACGGAGGGACGGCCGCTCGGCGGACGCACCGTGGCCTGTTGGGGGCTTTCCTTCAAGCCGCGTACCGACGACATGCGGGAGGCGCCCTCCATTACCATCATCGAGCGCCTGCTGGCGGCCGGGGCCACCGTGCGCGCCCATGACCCGGAAGCGCTCAAGGAGGCCCAGAAGGTCTTCGGCGACCGGATCGAATACAGCACCAACCAGTATGCGATCCTGGAAAACGCCGACGCCCTGGTCGTCATCACCGACTGGAGCGAGTACCGCAACCCGGACTTCGACCGTATCAAGGCCGCTCTGCAAAAACCGCTCGTGGTCGACGGACGCAACCTCTACAAGCCGGACCGCATGGCGGCCGCCGGGTTCAACTACATCCCCCTGGGACGCTGTAGCGGCTTGACCTGCGGGGCGGTGAAATAATGCGCATCCTGGTCACCGGCGGCGCAGGATTCATCGGTTCGCACCTGTGCGAGCGGCTCCTGGGCGAAGGACACGACGTCATCTGCCTGGACAACCTTTTCACCGGCAGCAAGGACAATATCATCCACCTGATGGACAACCACCGCTTCGAACTGGTCCGCCACGACATCGTCGAGCCGATCCTTCTGGAGGTGGACCGCATCTACAACCTGGCCTGTCCGGCCTCGCCGGTGCACTACCAGTACAACCCGGTCAAGACCGTCAAGACCAGCGTCATGGGCACCATCAACATGCTGGGGATGGCCAAGCGCGTCAAGGCCCGCATCCTGCAGGCATCCACGTCGGAGGTCTACGGCGATCCCCAGATGCATCCCCAGACCGAGTCCTACTGGGGCAACGTCAACCCCATCGGCATCCGCAGCTGCTACGACGAGGGGAAACGGGTGGCCGAAACCCTGATGATGGACTACCACCGCCAGAACCAGGTGGACATCCGCATCATCCGCATCTTCAACACCTACGGCCCCCGGATGGCCGAAAACGACGGCCGCGTGGTGTCCAACTTCATCATCCAGGCGTTGCGCAACGAAGACATCACGGTCTACGGCGACGGTTCCCAGACCCGGTCGTTCTGCTTTGTCACCGACCTGGTGGAGGGGATGTGCCGCATGATGGAATGCGACGATTTCATCGGCCCGGTCAACCTGGGCAACCCGGTTGAAAACACAATCCTTGAGTTTGCCGAAAAAATCATTACAATTACAGGATCAAGATCCAAGGTGATCTTCAAGCCCCTGCCCCAGGACGATCCCAAACAGCGCCGCCCGGACATATCGCTGGCCGGGGAGAAGCTGGGGTGGCAACCGCAGATCGGACTGGAAACAGGACTGGCAAAGACGGCCGAGTATTTTGCCGCGCGGATAGGCAAAGGATAACCACGTGAAGCTGCCCTTCCAGAAAAGGATGTACCTCTTCCCGGCCGGATGCCTTGCATTCATCCTTTTCTTCACCGTCTTCGGCGACAAGGGGCTTCTGCGCATCTACGAACTTCGCGCGGACATCGCCGGGACGGAAGAGCGGCTAAACGCCACCAGGGTGGATAACGAGAAACTGAAACGGGAGATCATCGCCCTCAAGTCCGACCGCCGCTATCTGGAAAGCATAGCCCGCAAGGATTTCGGGTTTGTGCGCAACAATGAGGTGATCTACCAGTTCCCCCAGGAAAAGAAACAACCCTAAGAGGTTTTTCAATAGCCTGCTAACAGGCTGATCAAGGAACCATCCATAATATGATACGAAATCGAATTGCCGTCCTCGTCGAAACAGCCCTGCAGACCGCTGCCGCAGAAGAAGAACTACTCTCGTCCCCCTTCCCCGCCGTCATCATCGGAACCCCGGATAACCCGGACCACGGGGATTTTTCCTGCAATATCGCCATGCAGATGGCCAAGGGCGAACGCAAGGCGCCACGCCAGGTGGCCGAGATCATCATCAAACATCTGGGCGACGGCAAGGGCCTTCTGGCCAAAACCGAAATCGCCGGACCCGGCTTCATCAACCTGTTCGTCACCCCATCCGCCTGGCAATCCACCCTGCCGGAGATCGAGAGCCAGGGTACGGACTTCGGCCGCACCGCGACCGGCGCGGGGAAAAAGGTACAGATCGAATTCGTCAGCGCCAACCCCACAGGACCTTTGCACATAGGCCATGGCCGCGGGGCCGCCATCGGCGACACCCTCTGCCGTATCCTGGGGGCCGCCGGCTGGGCGGTGACCCGCGAATTCTACTACAACGACGCCGGCCAGCAGATCAGCAACCTGGCGCTCTCCGTCCAGGCGCGCTGCCTCGGCATCGAACCGGACGATCCCCGCTGGCCCACGGACGGCTACCAGGGCGAATACATCAAGGACGTGGCCACCGCCTACCTGGGCAGGGAAACCGTGGAAGCCAGCGACCAGCACACCACCGCCTCTGGCGACCCCCACAACCTGGACGCCATCCGCAGCTTTGCCGTGGCCTACCTGCGTCGGGAGCAGGACCTGGACCTGGCCGCCTTCGACGTGGCCTTCGACGTCTACTCCCTGGAGTCGGCCCTCTACGCCGACGGCAGCGTGAACGAAGTGGTCGAGCGGCTGATCGCCAACAAGCATGCCTACGAACAGGACGGCGCCCTCTGGCTGCGCACCACCGACTTCGGCGACGACAAGGACCGGGTGATGCGCAAGAGCGACGGCGCCTACACCTACTTCATCCCGGACGTGGCCTATCACCTGAACAAATGGAAGCGGGGCTTCACCCGGGTCATCAACGAACAGGGCGCCGACCACCACAGCACCATCACCAGAGTGCGGGCCGGCCTCCAGGCGCTGGATATGGGTATCCCCCAGGGATGGCCCGAGTACGTGCTGCACCAGATGGTCACCGTCATGCGCGGCGGCGAAGAGGTCAAGATCTCCAAGCGGGCCGGCAGCTACGTCACCCTGCGGGACCTGATCGATGAGGTGGGACGCGACGCCACCCGGTTCTTCTTCCTGATGCGCAAGGTGGACGCCCAACTGGTGTTCGACATCGACCTGGCCAAGCAGCAGACCAACGAGAACCCGGTCTACTATGTCCAGTACGCCCATGCCCGTATCTGCAGCATCTTCGAAAACGCCGCCGAAAAGGGTTTCACGGCCCCCGAACAACCGGGTCCTGAAGCGCTGGCGCTCCTCACGACCCCGGAGGAGTTGCAGCTTATAAAACTGCTGTGCGCCCTGCCGGACACCATCGACGACTGCGCCGTCCATTTCGAGCCGCACCGCCTCACCTACTACCTGACCGAGCTGGCCGGCTGTTTCCACAGTTTCTACAACAAAAACCGGGTCATCACCGAAGACACCGCCTTGACCTCTGCGCGCCTCTACCTGCTCAAACGCACCGCCCAGACCCTGAGGAACGCCCTCGCGGTCCTGGGCATATCAGCACCTGAACGGATGTAGCGGAGTTTCCCATGAGGATCGATTACAGCGAACCCAAGAAGTCATTCACCACACCCCAGAGCGCCAATCGTCCCCGCAAGGAACCGACGGCGCGGTTCAGTGTCATCCTTGTCGTCACCGGCCTGGCTACCTTTGCCGCCGGTTTCGGCTCAGGCTGGTTCCTCTCCCAGCGGGCCGCCAAGAAATCGTTCCAGGCCGCCATGGAGCAGACCAGCCTGGAAAGCTCGCCGCAGCAGAACGCCGTCCCGGTGAAGGCCGTGCCGCCCCAACCGGCCGCCCCAACCCCCACCCAGCCGCCGCAGCCCGGCGCCGTGCCGCCCAACGGTCAGCCCCAGACCATGCCCGAACCGCCGCTCAGCTTCTACAAGACCCTGCCCAGCGGCCAGAAGAACAACGTCATGGGGAGCGGCATAAACACCAAAGAGGACAAGGGCAAGCAACCGTTGCAGGCCGCCATGCCGTCGAACGTGATCAGGCAGGCCCAACAACCCGGCAATGAGGCTGCGAAGCAGGGCACCGACAAGGCCACGGCCGAGAGGCCGGCACGGCAGGATTCGAACGGCTTTACGGTCCAGGTCGCATCCTATACCCTGAAATCCGAGGCAGAGGCGGTACGAAGCAAACTGGCGGGCAAGGGATACAACGTATTCGTGACCGAGTCCAACCAGGGAGACAAGGGGACCTGGTACCGGGTGCGCGTCGGCAGAAGGCTCGAACAGGACGCGGCCAAGGAATTGTCCGGCAAGATCGGCAAGGGCGCCATCGTCATCCCGGACAAGGATTGACAGGTTGTTGAAAAACAGTCACCTCGCCGCCATCCTCGAAAGCCCTCTTGTGCGGCGTAGCGCTGCTACGCCTCCGCAGGGCTTTCTACGGGTGCGACGATCTGACTATTTTTGAACAACCTGAATTTTTCAACAGCTTGTTAAGTGACTCTGCCTTTATTTATCGACATCGATCACTTTTTTTATTGACAGATAAAACAGTTTGGACTATAAATAGGATTCTTCAATTGACGCGGGGTGGAGCAGTCTGGTAGCTCGTCGGGCTCATAACCCGAAGGTCACAGGTTCAAATCCTGTCCCCGCAACCAAAACATAACAGCCAGTTAGCTTGCAAAGCTAACTGGCTTTTTTGTTAGGCTGGCGCAGGTGGCGATACATATCCTGCCAGGGTGGTATATACAAGCGCCACAGATGTCCCCGCCTGCCCGCACAAACCTTTCCAAGCATGCAATCCCTACATAATAACCACATCCCCCAATAGCACATCATCTTTTGTCACCACACCGGACCCGGCCGATTCGGACCAACTCACATATGTAATGATTTTAGCTCAAGGGGGCCTCGCTTTTATATACCGCGCATCCGCCCCTTCCCTTCCTGACAACCAGTAGCTGAACCGGTCTCACCGAAATCAGCTCTCGCGCAATTCATTATTGCATCCCAGCGCATTGGATGCCGAAATACTCTTGCACCTGCATTCTATCCTTGACAGTACCGGCCGA
Encoded proteins:
- a CDS encoding TIGR00730 family Rossman fold protein, yielding MKSICVYCGSSPGRQEAYTDAARDLAKVLVDRNLRLVYGGASVGIMGQVADTVLHLGGEAVGVIPDALMRKEIAHPNLTELHVTRSMHERKTLMAELSDGFIALPGGIGTLEEIFEIWTWAQLGFHGKPCGLLNIAGYYDALITFLDHTVAEQFVREPHRSMLLVERSPGALLDRFADYEPPTVQKWVGKTET
- a CDS encoding N-acetylmuramoyl-L-alanine amidase; the encoded protein is MTRFLHIVASLLLLSFLLPYPALAARKKAVGQTADPRPLSVLGEVKHWSNPDYTRISLEFDRDVTWEAHELGKGSPGKPGRVYIDINHAKLGPGVKDITIGDGLLKGVRLGQYKHDVVRVVLDTENIKDYKVFPLSEPARVVIDVRGERRAEISRLEETISARQEQAAEPKPKPEAPVAAEKKARPQKKPFISKIRRIVVDPGHGGHDSGALGPDGVKEKDVVLAIGLKLRDLLRDELGLDVVMTRSTDVFIPLEERTAIANKVNADLFVSVHANAALNHVASGIETYYLNLAKTEKAAQLAAKENGTTLEKVSVLQAILFDLMANYKLNDSAHLADEVQRSLHGRIKGIHPDVRNLGVKQGPFYVLVGATMPSILVETAFVSNPQEEARLSDPAYQEQTAEGIMEGIRGYITSLK
- the rsmI gene encoding 16S rRNA (cytidine(1402)-2'-O)-methyltransferase, coding for MPGTLYILATPIGNLEDMTYRAVRILGEVDLIAAEDTRHSLKLLNHFGISKPLTSYFDHNQQFKGERILQALRQDKSVALISDAGTPCISDPGFNLVRAAVAEGIAVVPIPGSCAAIAALSASGLPSDAFTFAGFPPARQGKRRTFLGAMAALPGTLVFYEAPHRLEDTLRDMLEVLGERQVVVARELTKVYEEFIRGTVGEVLAAVAGGKVRGEVVILVAPGEAVQEESEPLPELLHRLMHDEGLTVKDAARKAAEITGVSKNTAYTEALRVQNSLN
- a CDS encoding UDP-glucose/GDP-mannose dehydrogenase family protein — translated: MKICIFGAGYVGLVAAACFAESGNSVIAVDVDKSKIDGLREGIIPIYEPGLKEMVLRNQAEGRLSFTTEMAEAVQASLVCFIAVGTPPGEDGSADLKYVLGVARDIGRAMNGFKIIVDKSTVPVGTADKVREAVRDELASRGAAFEFDVVSNPEFLKEGAAIDDFMKPDRVVIGTDNVRTAEIMKELYDPFMRKQNRLIVMDIRSAEMTKYAANAMLATRISFMNQIANLCDCMGADVAAVREGIGSDTRIGYDFLFPGPGYGGSCFPKDVKALIKTAEECDYDFLLLRAVEDVNERQKEVLADKLIKALGSPDTEGRPLGGRTVACWGLSFKPRTDDMREAPSITIIERLLAAGATVRAHDPEALKEAQKVFGDRIEYSTNQYAILENADALVVITDWSEYRNPDFDRIKAALQKPLVVDGRNLYKPDRMAAAGFNYIPLGRCSGLTCGAVK
- a CDS encoding UDP-glucuronic acid decarboxylase family protein — encoded protein: MRILVTGGAGFIGSHLCERLLGEGHDVICLDNLFTGSKDNIIHLMDNHRFELVRHDIVEPILLEVDRIYNLACPASPVHYQYNPVKTVKTSVMGTINMLGMAKRVKARILQASTSEVYGDPQMHPQTESYWGNVNPIGIRSCYDEGKRVAETLMMDYHRQNQVDIRIIRIFNTYGPRMAENDGRVVSNFIIQALRNEDITVYGDGSQTRSFCFVTDLVEGMCRMMECDDFIGPVNLGNPVENTILEFAEKIITITGSRSKVIFKPLPQDDPKQRRPDISLAGEKLGWQPQIGLETGLAKTAEYFAARIGKG
- a CDS encoding septum formation initiator family protein, whose amino-acid sequence is MKLPFQKRMYLFPAGCLAFILFFTVFGDKGLLRIYELRADIAGTEERLNATRVDNEKLKREIIALKSDRRYLESIARKDFGFVRNNEVIYQFPQEKKQP
- the argS gene encoding arginine--tRNA ligase, which produces MIRNRIAVLVETALQTAAAEEELLSSPFPAVIIGTPDNPDHGDFSCNIAMQMAKGERKAPRQVAEIIIKHLGDGKGLLAKTEIAGPGFINLFVTPSAWQSTLPEIESQGTDFGRTATGAGKKVQIEFVSANPTGPLHIGHGRGAAIGDTLCRILGAAGWAVTREFYYNDAGQQISNLALSVQARCLGIEPDDPRWPTDGYQGEYIKDVATAYLGRETVEASDQHTTASGDPHNLDAIRSFAVAYLRREQDLDLAAFDVAFDVYSLESALYADGSVNEVVERLIANKHAYEQDGALWLRTTDFGDDKDRVMRKSDGAYTYFIPDVAYHLNKWKRGFTRVINEQGADHHSTITRVRAGLQALDMGIPQGWPEYVLHQMVTVMRGGEEVKISKRAGSYVTLRDLIDEVGRDATRFFFLMRKVDAQLVFDIDLAKQQTNENPVYYVQYAHARICSIFENAAEKGFTAPEQPGPEALALLTTPEELQLIKLLCALPDTIDDCAVHFEPHRLTYYLTELAGCFHSFYNKNRVITEDTALTSARLYLLKRTAQTLRNALAVLGISAPERM
- a CDS encoding SPOR domain-containing protein, yielding MRIDYSEPKKSFTTPQSANRPRKEPTARFSVILVVTGLATFAAGFGSGWFLSQRAAKKSFQAAMEQTSLESSPQQNAVPVKAVPPQPAAPTPTQPPQPGAVPPNGQPQTMPEPPLSFYKTLPSGQKNNVMGSGINTKEDKGKQPLQAAMPSNVIRQAQQPGNEAAKQGTDKATAERPARQDSNGFTVQVASYTLKSEAEAVRSKLAGKGYNVFVTESNQGDKGTWYRVRVGRRLEQDAAKELSGKIGKGAIVIPDKD